The genomic window GGCACCACAGGCGGTTGCCCCCCGACGCGGGACCGGAGCCAGGCGCGGGACCGGAGCCAGGCGCGGGACCGCCCGGACGTGGGATCGGCACTTCCGCGGGATCGGCACTTCCGCGGGATCGGCACTTCCGCGGGATCGGCACTCCCGTGGGATCGGCACTCCCGTGGGGTCAGCGCGCCCTCGGGCGGGGGCGGGGGTTGTGCCACGCCTCGTGGTCGCGGTGTGGGAGGCCGGTGTCCGGGCATTCGCCGTCCGAGCCGCACAGCTCGGCGGTGAGCTCCTTGACCAGCTGGATCAGGTCCGTGGGCCGGTCCGGGCCCCACCAGTCGCCGAGCAGCTCGGCCAGCGACTCCTCCCGGGCCGCCGACAGCTTCGCGACCACCTCGGCGCCCTTGTCGGTGAGGATCAGCGACAGCCCTTCGCGCCGGGCAAGCCCTCGCTCCTCCACCTGCCGGGACGCCTCGGTGATCGTCTTCAGCGGTACGGGCGTGGCGTCGGCGAGCCGGGACGGTTCGACCATGCCGTGCCGCTTGATGCGCAGCAGCAGCCAGCTCGCCGCCGGGGCCAGATCGACCCCGGCCCGGTCCGTGATCTTCACGTAGACCGCCTTGCGGCCCTCCCGCGAGCCGAGCACCGACAGGGCGCGGGCGCACTCGTCGTACGAGGAGCGGTGGACCGGATTGGCGGCGATGGTCTCGCTCGCCTCGGGCGCGGTGACCGAGCCGCGCAGCTTGTCCTCGCGCAGGAAGCAGGCGATGGCGAAGGCGACGAGGACGACCGGCGCCGCGTAGAGGAAGACGTCGGTGATCGAGGACGCGAACGCCTCCAGGACCGCCGGACGCAGCGCGGGCGGGAGGTCGCCGATGGCACGCGGGTCGGCGGCGAGCTCCTCGGGGCGGGCGCCGGGCGGCAGCTGCCGGCCCGCGAGCGCCTCGGCCAGCCCCCTGCGCAGTTCGTCGGTGAAGACCGAGCCGAAGGCGGCGACGCCGAACGCCGCCCCGATGGAGCGGAAGAAGGTCGCCCCCGAGGTCGCGACGCCGAGGTCCTCGTAGCTGACGGCGTTCTGCACGACCAGCACCAGCACCTGGAGCACCAGTCCGAGCCCGGCACCGAAGACGAAGAAGGAGAGGCTCGACTGCCAGACGGGGGTGTCCACTCCCAGCTGGTGCAGCAGGAGCAGTCCGATCGCGGCGGTCGCGGTGCCGACGACGGGGAAGACCTTCCACCGTCCGGTGCGGCTGACGAGCTGGCCGGACACGGTGGACGTGAGCAGCAGGCCCACCACCATCGGCAGCATGTGCAACCCGGACGCCGTGGGCGAAACGCCCTGCACGACCTGGAGGAACGTCGGCAGGTACGTCAGCGCCGCGAACATCGCGAAGCCCACGACGAAGCTGATGACGGAGACGAGCGTGAAGGTGCGGATCCGGAAGAGCCGTAGCGGCAGCACGGGCTCGGCCGCGCGCCGTTCCGCGAACACGAACGCGACGACGAGTACGGCGCCGAGCACGGCGAGGCCGATGATCTGCGGCGAGCCCCAGGGCCATGTGGTGCCGCCGAGCGAGGCGACGAGGACCAGGCAGGTGGCGACCGCGGCGATCAGGAACGTACCGAGGTAGTCGATGACGTGCCGGGTCGCGCGGTGCGGGATGTGCAGGACAGCGGCGATGACAAAGAGCGCGACGACGCCGATGGGCAGGTTGATGTAGAAGACCCAGCGCCAGCTGAGGTGCTGGGTGAACAGCCCGCCGAGCAGCGGTCCGAGGACGCTCGTCGTGCCGAAGACGGCGCCGAACAGGCCCTGGTAGCGGCCGCGTTCGCGGGGCGTGACGATGTCGCCGACGATCGCCATGGACAGCACCATGAGCCCGCCGCCGCCGAGGCCCTGGACGGCGCGGAAGGCGATCAGCTGGGTCATGTCCTGCGCGATGCCGCACAGGGCCGAGCCGACGAGGAAGATGACGATCGCGGCCTGGAAGAGCTTCTTGCGGCCGTACTGGTCCCCGAGCTTGCCCCACAGGGGTGTGGCGGCGGTGGCGGCGAGCAGATAGGCGGTGACGACCCAGGACAGGTGCTCCAGGCCGCCGAGGTCGCTGACGATGGTCGGCAGGGCGGTCGAGACGATCGTCTGGTCGAGGGCGGCGAGCAGCATGCCGAGCAGCAGCGCCCCTATCGAGACGAGCACGGCGCGGCGGCTGAGCCCCGCGCCGCCGGGGCCGGACGCCGGGCCGCCGGGTCCGGAGACCGGACCCCGTCCTGGCTCCTGTCCCGGGGGCGGGCTGCTCAGATCCTGCGCCATGCGTCCCATAGTGGATTGTCTGTGTCGTTATGGCCTGCCGAAGGGGGAGGCGAGGTCCGAGGGCTGGACAGGGCCTGCATAATCGCTGGCAGCTCAAGGGGAGGGAATCCACGATGACGGGACGGACATGTCCTGAATGCGGCAGACAGACGGCCACGGAGGAGGGGGCGGCGGGCGCCTCGCCCGCATGCGGTTGCGCGGACTTCGATCCGCTGCGCGTCCGGCCGTACGTGCCGCTCCTGTCTCCGGCGGACGGCGACGGGGGGCCGCCGGCCGAGCTGCTGGCCGAGCCCGCGCCCGCACAGGAGGTCGCGTACGAGTACGAGCACGAGGCGGCGGGCCACCCCGACCCCGCGCCCGAACGGCGCCGCCGCCCGGGCGCCCTCGTCGTGGCGGTGGCCGTCGTCGCGGTGCTCGGCAGCGTCGCCTTCGCCGGCACCCTGCTCGCGGGCGACGAACGCGAGGGCGGCGAGGCCCTGCCCGACATCGAGACGATGGCCCCGTTCCTGAGCGCGGCCCCGGACGCACCCTCCGCCGGCGACCCCTCGTCGGTGTCCCCCAGCGGCTCGGCGTCCGCGTCCCGGTCGCCCTCGCCCTCGGCGTCGGCCTCGCGCTCGGCGTCCCCCACCGCGAGCCCGTCCCGCTCCACCTCCACCTCCGCCGCACCGCCCACGACGACCGTCGCCACGGGGCATGTGTCGACACCCGCCACTCCCCCCTCGGCCCCCACCCTCGGCCCCGGCGACAGCGGCCCCGAGGTCGTCGAACTCCAGGAACGCCTCGACCAGGTCTGGCTCTACGACGGCCCGCCGAACGGCCAGTACGACGGCCGCGTCGAGAACGCCGTCGCCACCTACCAGTCCTACCGCGGCATCACCACCGACCCGCGGGGCACCTACGGCCCCGCCACGCGCCGCGCCCTGGAGGCGGAGACCGAGTACCCCTCCACGGGCGACGACGGTGACGGCGACTGGGACGGCGACCACGGCAATGGCGGGGGGCGCGGCGGCAGGGGCTGACGGGCGCCGCCCCTCTTTCGAACCGGGGCGCCTTTTCGAACCGGGACTCCGCCCCGGACCCGCACCGCTTCGGCCGTGCGGGTCCGGGGCGGAACCGTCGGACAAAACGGCCCGCGCGGCACCC from Streptomyces formicae includes these protein-coding regions:
- a CDS encoding MDR family MFS transporter, giving the protein MAQDLSSPPPGQEPGRGPVSGPGGPASGPGGAGLSRRAVLVSIGALLLGMLLAALDQTIVSTALPTIVSDLGGLEHLSWVVTAYLLAATAATPLWGKLGDQYGRKKLFQAAIVIFLVGSALCGIAQDMTQLIAFRAVQGLGGGGLMVLSMAIVGDIVTPRERGRYQGLFGAVFGTTSVLGPLLGGLFTQHLSWRWVFYINLPIGVVALFVIAAVLHIPHRATRHVIDYLGTFLIAAVATCLVLVASLGGTTWPWGSPQIIGLAVLGAVLVVAFVFAERRAAEPVLPLRLFRIRTFTLVSVISFVVGFAMFAALTYLPTFLQVVQGVSPTASGLHMLPMVVGLLLTSTVSGQLVSRTGRWKVFPVVGTATAAIGLLLLHQLGVDTPVWQSSLSFFVFGAGLGLVLQVLVLVVQNAVSYEDLGVATSGATFFRSIGAAFGVAAFGSVFTDELRRGLAEALAGRQLPPGARPEELAADPRAIGDLPPALRPAVLEAFASSITDVFLYAAPVVLVAFAIACFLREDKLRGSVTAPEASETIAANPVHRSSYDECARALSVLGSREGRKAVYVKITDRAGVDLAPAASWLLLRIKRHGMVEPSRLADATPVPLKTITEASRQVEERGLARREGLSLILTDKGAEVVAKLSAAREESLAELLGDWWGPDRPTDLIQLVKELTAELCGSDGECPDTGLPHRDHEAWHNPRPRPRAR
- a CDS encoding peptidoglycan-binding domain-containing protein; protein product: MTGRTCPECGRQTATEEGAAGASPACGCADFDPLRVRPYVPLLSPADGDGGPPAELLAEPAPAQEVAYEYEHEAAGHPDPAPERRRRPGALVVAVAVVAVLGSVAFAGTLLAGDEREGGEALPDIETMAPFLSAAPDAPSAGDPSSVSPSGSASASRSPSPSASASRSASPTASPSRSTSTSAAPPTTTVATGHVSTPATPPSAPTLGPGDSGPEVVELQERLDQVWLYDGPPNGQYDGRVENAVATYQSYRGITTDPRGTYGPATRRALEAETEYPSTGDDGDGDWDGDHGNGGGRGGRG